TCCGGCCTGTCTATCTTCTCCATAATCTAGCCGGGTATTTAGTTGGGCGGAGAAACTGATGATTACATCTTCCTCCTCTTTGTCTTCTTCATAATTGCCTTATATCAGCCTTGCCGGTACAATTTTCTGCTCATATTTTCTTCTGCACCTTCCTCAATGAATCATATTCTCCAATATAAAGCAAGCATGACTTGCCGAATCCACCCGCACCAATCAGTAGCGGTAGCGGTCGATAAGATCACAGGGCAGCCGCTCACTTGCCTGGTCGCCAGGGGATATCCCGTCGATCACCCACCAGGTGATCGGCGCCTCTGTTAGATCCGAGGACGCCGACACAGTCCATCGCCTGATACTCAGCATTCGACTCCGCCGGGTCGCTCGCCACCATCCAACTTGGGGACGTTGTCCCTTGCCAGCCACCGCCGAGGCATCCTATTCCAGCATGTTGCTCGCTACTGTGTTAAGTTGATGGACGCCCGGGAGTCTGCGTTGTAGACTTGTAGTACGTCGCAGCGGGGGCAGCACACTCAGTCTTCCACCTTCTTCTCATGTGCTCACCACCATCCACTGACATCTCGATCCCGACGCCTTCCGCGTGGTTGCCAAGCAACACGGTGCATCGCATCATGGTCAGTGATGAGGCGCCCGACGCCAAGGCTTCCAAATCCAGCGCATCCCTCGCTGCCGTGTTGATGGGCGCCGAGGAGTCCGTGTTGTACGTCGCAGTAGAGGCCGGAGCGCGTGGAGTAGTCTGCCTCTACCCAAACATCATCCGCGTGAACGCCGAGAAAGGGCACATAGGTGAGCTCCTCTTTTCAACGCATTATTCCCACTGTATTCCTGATTCTACTTGGCCCCGCTGCATTTTCCTCAGCTAGATTCGTCAGTTTGAAAATACAAGGATAACATTTGATTAGTTTGGTGTTTTGAGCTTTACAGTTTGATTGGTTGGACTACACTTATGCCAGGATATGTGGATTCACAAGAGATGTGGCTGTCCAATTATTCAATGGCAACAATGGTCGATTTTGGTACTAATCAAAAGGAAATTAAAAAACATTGTGCATATGATGTGATTAAGACCCCTAATATTCTCTGGATTTTTTTGTAGTTTGCATAACTAATAAATTACAACAATGCAATGGGTCACTTTTCTAAATTATTCTTTTTTACAAAGTGTACATTATTTATTTAGTACTTCATGAAAGTCAAGGCATTCAGGATGACAGGAGCTATTCCAACTCTTAGGCGTTTCAATTTGTTCAAATCATTATGCTAGTGTTGTGTGTTATAAAACAAAAATTCATTTAATTTAAATAAAATTCATCATAAAAGTAATTCCAATCATTATCATCTTCACGACAACAAAATTCCGCAGCAGCGCATGGGGTGTCATCTAGTTGTCTTCAGTGATCCCGCCCACTAACGGGAATACGCCGATGGCtgtcaaaaaaaaaaagaagaagcagaGGGGTAATAAGAGAAAataaacggaaatgttaacgcccacacgtgtgggcgttgaccatctcgaccacacgcatccatcaccgtccagtactatatgcacgaatcttgacacaatctggctgattttctgtgccacgtaggacaaggcgtgtgtgtggtgtgtgacatagttcgcccacacatccgttttaccacacggaggggccggtgtgtgggcgtttagcaggtcACCCACACACCAGTTTCCAGTCACGTAcaaggctggtgtgtgggcatttaccatctcgcccacacgcccgtctcctctcccacacgtaagctgctagttgccatgtgtttctgCAGCGCATATGGCAACTGCCtgtagtgtgctttataagcaggtggcaactctctttttttacccgagttgccatgtgtttttgcagggtacacggcaactgcctagtatgcacgtaagcagatggcaactgtcttttaccgagttgccatgtgtttttgcatggtacatggcaactgccccaacgtgcacgtacatggcaactgccctaacgtgcacgtaagcagatggcaactcttcctttttacatggcaactgccctagcatgcttgtgagcacatgacaactctctcaaccgcctagtgttagtatgtggcaactcctaaagtcatgaaatcatggcaactacattagatcagaccatacatggcaactgcagttgagcaactatggcaactgcagttgtccgacatggcaaccgtagttcagcgacatggcaaccgcAGATAAACGAATATGGAcaagggtctggaccatggcaactgcgggcgcgcggtggGCGTCACGCGTCACGTGCGGGACCAGAAGGGTACAAGGCCTGAAATACAGATGTGTGGGCATTATCAACTTCgaccacacgcacgcgtgtgaaagGGTTCAGGAGGGAAAAAATAATGTGTGTGggcattagttgttttgcccacacgtagatgtgtgggctggttgctgtccatgccacacgaggcgtgtggcacaactacccgatacaccacacgtgtggcagttatcgggacctAAAATAAAAAGAGAGATGGGGAGGAAAACGGAGCGACCGACGGGCGGACAGAGAGGAGAGGACTGGTGACTGGAGAGCGTGGAGAGGCAAACCCCCTCCGGGACCCCGACGAACGCCGACGAACGCCATTGTGAGGTACTCTCGGTCCGCCCCCAAAATCCAGGTCTCTCTCTTCCTCCGCTTCCTCATGGGAGCTGCAAATCCCGTCTCTTTGCCGCGGATCGCGCGCTTGCCATCCTACTGTTCTTCACCTTTTCTTCTGTAGTCGAGGGTTTTTCAGACGTCCAGTTCTTCCTTTTCACGAAACAGGGGTTTCAGTGTTTTGCGCTGCAAGTTCTTGGCTTCCTTTCGTGATCGATCGAGGGGCAAAGCGCGTAGCCGTAGCTTTTAATCGACCTGCTCGTGGAGTGTGATTTTCACTTCCAGTTCTCTCCTTTATTTATTTCGCGGGTAATGATTTTTCTACGGCGTGGTAGTAATTATTTTGGACCCAGATTGGCTCTACCTCTGAAGATTCTGATAATTACCTTCTTTGTCTACCGTGGTTCTTAGTACTAGTATTTTATATGCTGATGATCTGCTACCTTTCCCTGAGATATGGTATGAATTAATCTCATTTGCagaggagagaagaagaggaaggagcagATCCATGGGCAACTGCAGGAGTTCATGTATGTATGCCTGGTCAACCGTGATGTTTGGATTGTGTCTTTTATAAACCAAAATTTGGATGCAATTTGCAGCCCTAATTCCTTGGCAAAAGTCAAGGTATAAGAACATGAGATCCTAGCTCTGAATTGAGGAAGCACTTGCCCTCACCATCATGTTGATATATTAGTAAGATGGCTATTTTTTGTAGAATTTAGTATTCTTTAAAAGTATTCTATATAAAAAATATTCTGTACAAAAATGAAAGGATAATAATAAAATTCCAAAAAAGGAGAACTAATTAAAAATATTTGATTTTTACTTTCCCATCCTCATGGCCTTCTATCTTTCTAATCTAATTTGAGGTAGTTGATCTTGATGTCTTATTGATTAGAAGCAATAAAAAGTATCTTCTCCCTTGTTCTACCCTTGATTGGTGACATGAATAACTATTCTGATTGACCAGGGATCACTTATCACAAATAATTGCATTCAAGAGTTTGATTCATATAATCGGaacataaatactccctccgtcccacaatataagatgtttttgcaaacttatattatgggacagagggagtaaactTATATGTTGTTGGCCATTTGCGGTGGTCGATATTTTATCCTGCTTATTTGGAACTGCAACATACACATGAATATTGCATGTTCTCTCTTTCTTTGTTGTGTAACTTTGAGTTACTGCACTTGTGCAAATATCAGCCCGTGCACTCTTAGGGAAGACCCATGTTGTTCCGGATTCAGAATGGGGGATTCAGGACTTCGGAAAGACCCATGTTCCAGTTTTTGAATGGAGGATTCAGGACTTCTCGTCACTGCTTAAGACTGGAGCTAAGAGCACAATATCTGGTGCTTTTCACTGCTCTGGGTATAACTGGTATGCACCATAATTGTAAAAGGAACCTGCAAAATTCATGTATTAGATGTAAATACCATCTGGTTCGTTTTGTAGAAAAACTAATTATATGTTATCCATATACACATTAATTTAGTATGCCATCTACTCACCAATGATGTTTTGATTGATGTAATCAAATTAGCAATCACAATCTTATAAACAATCAGTCAGATGCTAAAGCTTGATACGGTGCATGAAGTCAAGAAATTAGACTTCACTCCTACTTCAGTTGTGAAATCTAGACTGAGTTTGGTTTCCTCCCATAATTTCATTTACCAGGTTCCTACAAGTGATTCCAATGCATAAAGAAGCTGGTGCTGGAACTCCATATGTTGCTCTTCGTCTTGTGCCATCCCAATTGAGCTTGGTGCCAGGTCACACGGTTCACGCGGTGTTTGAGTTGTCAATATACAACCATACAAAAGGAATGTACTGTGGATGCAAAGGTAGTCTCATGGATGTGTTTTTTCAAGCACACCCATCCTATTGCAGCTAGGAATCCATACTTTGTGCATCATAAGTTTGAGATATAAATACCATGATTCCATCATTACAAGTCAATATCTGTAATTTGGTATACATTCAAATATTACTTTTCCCATGAAGAAGTTGCTTTGTATTTTCTTTGCTGTCGAGTTTGTCTGATTCGGACTACATACACATGTTCTCATTAAATTTGATAATCATTATTTGTATGTAATTCACTATCTTGATATCTTCTTGCTTTCTGAACTGGGGTGAAGTTTGGTTATTTATATTTATACACTTATTTTAATGTGGTTTGGTCATATATTATTTGGTATATTTGCACTTTACGTACAAGTTCTTTGTTCTCTAATCTTTCAACCTTTACCTAAAAGCAGCTACCTACAACTTTGATTTCAAGAATACCTACTCGAAGGAGCATTGCTTGATTCCTCTTCAGGAGCTACTGAAATCATCTGCTTTTCTAGTGGATGATAGCTGTGTCTTTGCTGTGGAGATATTGAAGATTGATGTCTCTTCTCCTGAAAAGAAGGCTGTTGTGATTCAGAAGAAGGCTACCATAGTTCAGAACCTCTTTGTCCAGAATAAGGGATTCGTCAAAGGAACATACACTTGGACCATGAACAATTTCCCTGAATTGGATTTGAAGCACTTCGTCCGTTCTCCTACATTTGAAGTTGGCGGACAAAAATGGTATACATCTGTTACAGTTAAACGGTTACATCACAAATGATTTATACAAATAGTTTGCATGTGTTATCCAACATTTAGCTTATATATATCCTTTAACCATACCTAGTCAGCTTACTAGCTTAATAGTCGACAGAAACTTCTTGCTGAATGTTTTATGCCAACGGACATTAGTGATAGCCAGATTTTTGTGCAAGGCAAGGTCCTGCAGATATTCCAGGTTCTCTAAGCATGCAACCAAAGAACTGTACTTCTAGTATTTACAGATATGCGGTAGCACATTCCAATTTCAATAGAAAAGTGGTTTTGTAATAGTGGTGTACCGAAAATTTAGGAACAAATTTGAAACATTATAGTACTAAAATCTGTGTTAGCCTATAAAATTTCATGGTCATACGCTATGCTGTTTAGGATTATTTTTTTCCAGAAATTTTATCGTCATGTATATATTTGGTACCACTGGTTCTTGTATATGTCACATACCAGCAATTATTTTCTCAAATTCTTTTGGGTAACATTGTATTATCTTCTATTGTAGTCATGGTTTTCTCAGATAATTGTAATGCCACAAAGTTGTGTCCAAAGTTAATGGCCGGCTAGACCCATGCTCAGCTACAACTTTCGATTTCAATATTAACCACATTCTTGAAATACATTTTCCAGGGTACCAATTTGAAGTGTCACTTCCCATTTTTGTCAACAGGTACATCGGCATGTATCCACGTGGTGACAAGTACAGCACTGATTGCCTCAGCTTGTACTTACACCTGGATGCCTCGGATGAGCACCAACTCGAGTCCAAGAAGGTGGCTGTAATGACTCTGTCCATCCTGGACCAAACGAATGGAAAACACTTCACTagaacttcaggttcaactctccTTAGCAAGTATCAGTGCTACTGATATGTGCGATTCAAGCAGCTAGTGTCTGTAACCTGATCATGATTGCAGTTGATCTTACTTTTGTGGTGATCGCAGGTCTCTGGGTATGTGGACAAGGATGGGGATGGCCTAACTTCCTTGGActcaagaaactcaaggacccgtcGGGAGGCTATGTTGTAGGATCGAGCTGCGTTGTGAAGGCAGATCTCACTATCGTTGGTTCATCCAATGATGGCTAGATCTTTACCTCATAGCCTGATGGAGAGATAACGCCCTTTCATCCTACTAAGTAGACTTATATATGAGATAATGATGTGGTAGCAGTACTAAAAACTTGTGGGATGATTGGTAGTAATGAGCCGGATTTGAGAAGTGAGATGATTCACGCATATATTTCTAGGTATATGTTTCGATCGGAAATATGTTACTGCTAGTACTTCTGTATGCATGGATGATGCAACAATGTTAGTCAGCTTGTCTCGCTAAATGGATGGTGTATTCAGCTGAACCATGTTATCACTCACTCTATGCATCATGTCCCCAGTTGATGAATCAGGGTTACACGTAGAGTAaaatgcactacaagtacttgaactTGCGCCGCGAGCTCAGTTTGGTCACCGTACTTCAAAATACGGTCATTACGAGTCATTTTGTACGATGGGACGTGATTATACAATCACTGTTCACTGTACTGAGCCGGTATGCCGCCGTTTTGACCAGTCCACGGGCGCCACATAGGCGTGTGGGGGATTACTTATTTGAACAACACATTTAGGGGGGGTTATGTGTAAAAATGCAGTCAGCTCACAATCCCTAGCTCAGTTCCCCTGTTATCCAAAATCCCTAGTTTTGTTCCCCTCgcagcg
The sequence above is a segment of the Triticum dicoccoides isolate Atlit2015 ecotype Zavitan chromosome 1A, WEW_v2.0, whole genome shotgun sequence genome. Coding sequences within it:
- the LOC119269704 gene encoding uncharacterized protein LOC119269704 isoform X1, with translation MCSPPSTDISIPTPSAWLPSNTVHRIMVSDEAPDAKASKSSASLAAVLMGAEESVLYVAVEAGARGVVCLYPNIIRVNAEKGHIEERRRGRSRSMGNCRSSSRALLGKTHVVPDSEWGIQDFGKTHVPVFEWRIQDFSSLLKTGAKSTISGAFHCSGYNWFLQVIPMHKEAGAGTPYVALRLVPSQLSLVPGHTVHAVFELSIYNHTKGMYCGCKATYNFDFKNTYSKEHCLIPLQELLKSSAFLVDDSCVFAVEILKIDVSSPEKKAVVIQKKATIVQNLFVQNKGFVKGTYTWTMNNFPELDLKHFVRSPTFEVGGQKWYIGMYPRGDKYSTDCLSLYLHLDASDEHQLESKKVAVMTLSILDQTNGKHFTRTSGLWVCGQGWGWPNFLGLKKLKDPSGGYVVGSSCVVKADLTIVGSSNDG
- the LOC119269704 gene encoding uncharacterized protein LOC119269704 isoform X2, yielding MGNCRSSSRALLGKTHVVPDSEWGIQDFGKTHVPVFEWRIQDFSSLLKTGAKSTISGAFHCSGYNWFLQVIPMHKEAGAGTPYVALRLVPSQLSLVPGHTVHAVFELSIYNHTKGMYCGCKATYNFDFKNTYSKEHCLIPLQELLKSSAFLVDDSCVFAVEILKIDVSSPEKKAVVIQKKATIVQNLFVQNKGFVKGTYTWTMNNFPELDLKHFVRSPTFEVGGQKWYIGMYPRGDKYSTDCLSLYLHLDASDEHQLESKKVAVMTLSILDQTNGKHFTRTSGLWVCGQGWGWPNFLGLKKLKDPSGGYVVGSSCVVKADLTIVGSSNDG